A window of Bufo gargarizans isolate SCDJY-AF-19 chromosome 9, ASM1485885v1, whole genome shotgun sequence contains these coding sequences:
- the LOC122946854 gene encoding LOW QUALITY PROTEIN: actin-related protein 2/3 complex subunit 5-B-like (The sequence of the model RefSeq protein was modified relative to this genomic sequence to represent the inferred CDS: deleted 2 bases in 2 codons): MAKNTLSSRFRKVDIDEYDENKFVDEQLQEEPAELQGPDEGEVDGLIRQGDLLRAFHAAFRNSPVNSKNQIVKERTQAIVLKVLTSFKSNEIEQAVKTLDRNGIDLLMKYIYKGFEKPTENSSAILLQWHEKALVIGGIGSIVRVLTSRKAV, encoded by the exons ATGGCCAAGAACACACTGTCGTCGCGTTTCCGCAAGGTGGACATCGATGAGTACGACGAGAACAAGTTCGTGGACGAGCAGCTGCAGGAGGAGCCGGCGGAGCTCCAGGGGCCGGACGAGGGAGAGGTGGACGGGCTCATCAGGCA AGGGGACCTGCTCCGAGCTTTCCACGCTGCCTTCCGGAACTCTCCTGTCAACTCCAAAAACCAAATAGTAAAG GAACGTACCCAGGCAATTGTACTG AAGGTCCTGACATCGTTCAAAAGCAACGAGATTGAGCAAGCA GTAAAAACACTGGATCGAAACGGGATCGACCTGCTAATGAAATACATCTACAAGGGGTTTGAAAAGCCCACAGAGAACAGCAGCGCGATATTGCTACAGTGGCACGAAAAG GCATTAGTAATAGGAGGCATTGGCTCCATAGTCCGAGTTCTGACCTCACGGAAAGCGGTGTAA